The Sabethes cyaneus chromosome 3, idSabCyanKW18_F2, whole genome shotgun sequence DNA window aaaccttccctggtcccaaaaacccttGCCTGAAAATTTTCACGCGAATCGATTttgtagtttccgagtctatattTTCTATATGCCCGTGCTCTGTATATCAGTTTATCTGCTCCACCACTAAGACTTTCATTAGACCGCAATCACTTCTTCTGGTGATTGGCGACGATATCGCatgaaattttttgtttgatgtAGCACGCTAGGTTTGAAACTGGTATGCTATTGACAAGTGTTAACTGGCTATATACAAACATTTATAAACAATCgcatgcaactaattgtaaagcaagaatttaaacatcaaaacctattttcggatcagacagtgGCAAATTCGTACTCATAAAAGGAAATGTTGAACTAAAAACCCTTTCCTAACCACCACAAGGACGCGGCTTGCGTCGTTATTGATCTATTCAAAGACGAAGCTACCGAATTGTTGCTTATTGAAGGTTGTAAATTATTCCAAAATGTTTGCCGTATTTCTCTGTGCAACTTTACTACGATGTGTCTGGTGTTCATACTCATGCTCAGATCTGGTCAGTGGTGTCCTGAATACAAGAATACAagatacagtcaaccaaaaaagtattcggacagcagcgcataaaattttcttttagtaattttgcacagtatttttgcaaagaatggtaacacatattttttaaaacaatgtttaattaaagcatattatatgcacaacaaaaattcggggaaaagctttccgttttgaagatagggtgcatatagtttgaattcctcaaaaatgcagccaaaaaagtattcggacagttaactattagttgaaacaaatgtcctttctcgctcatctactacctcgtaggaccatttacattcttgatgacctgttttaatctgtttgggataaaattaacaatttttcaaatatccctctgtgaattgctgactatttttttacaagagctcggtttaagttattgtgataagaaatcgaatgatttctcatttagaaatgagattatctaaaaagatgttcaaaagggttcaaatctagactgaatgctgatgtttcggtagctctaggacaattatatggtgcctaccgcttacaattatcgacagtatgtttagattcaacatcccggtacaatatgtatgtaccacacaattacaattttgctttaatttcacctaaaattattcagatagttgagtttacatttagttctatccaaaaatatatatctttggtgcctcggagcttagagttagtaaggggatgtaaatGGGATAGCAGACCTGGTTTGGATAGCGAAGGAGCATTctacaatgattacgggtaataataGAGGTGataaggtagcagatgggaaaactttacatttaattcacaataataatatttctagcGGTCGGTTTTTGGAAATTGGTGACGGATTTCCGTTATAGATACTGCGCACTAGCTCTTTTTGGGCTCGAGGTTTGGgaggcgggtgcgactctatattttaaagcttctgtcgactaccgcgaacgtccaggtcGTGCTGCGATCATTTTATTTTGCAGACCTGTCTTGGGACAGTGGTTAAATGCCGAGGGATGTAAGAagaaatttgccctgataagttgatagccAAAAACGatccgaaatttgtttttatatgtcgactaacatttgaaaggggcggataagccaactgtcaaacaacgagtgagagttcattttcctatgctgctccagcaaaaaataactctcactcgttctgtttgacagttggcttatccgcccctttcaaatgttggtcgacatattgGTTCGTaagtggttgtttgtgttggaaaattgatagcgggcgcgcggttgaagaccggtgttTGGTGGCGCTGACGAATCATCCATTTCTTCACTActcattttacaactcaagcaGTACAGGACAGAGCACATTtataaattcgatctatcattttattcatcatcatcatcatcatcatcactttatttaaaatatgaaaTTCCGGCCATTCGCAGAGAGATCTCGGAGTCAGTTTGTGGAGTCCGCGCtgggccggaacgcctccgcctgcgggcatatttcgtgttggctctactccgcctgcgggcatagaCGTGTTGGGGCTCTACcagtgttttagtgggcgacactGCCTGTCTCGTCATCAGGTAGGACTGATATTTGAGGTCtgcctgacactttgttgacatcacaaaagggcctgGCGCAGacttttatacgctattaagcgaccagcttgataacccgaaaaaaagggaaaaaatcactacaagagagataagacatcaatttgatgtgtgtgtgagataatgtgtcagtttttctaatttattctgtattttcaacagtgcaaagttgtgatcacaaaagtctatcacaaaattcaataagaaatatgtaaacaactttgtaatttgtttgttttaaactgagcgtatgaaatataaaacttgcgatattttggccttgaaaccattccaaatgacgattttgagtttcccgacacattcgagccataatataatggattacacacatttggtccaaatttaggtatacccgggacATAATAGGTTAATACATATGCATATACTTTTCCTAGATGTGTTAAGTTAAAATTTTGTAGGAATTTAGCCGTtttcaacgcatccgtcagcgtccaTTTGActtttagcgtaaaatataaCTAATGACTATCGTCAATTAGTAAATGTTGTAAGTATTATAAtcaatttcttttttgttttttttttcagcattcTTCGGaatcccaataaattgtgaTGGTATTCAGCTGACTGCACAAGCCCTCGTGAGACCCGTGTCGGTACGTAATATGAACTCATAGGACTATTCAATTCCACATCTTGCGCGGTCTTCCTCCGGATGCTTGGGATATGAAACGtatctttttaaattttcaagacTGAAAAGCTCCATTAAATAGCATCATTtcaaaatttcattcattcaaattaATATTGATCAGCTCGTTTCAACTAGGAATTAAAATTTGTTAGCGAAATTTCGTTGCATTTTTTTAGCACTAGAGTTACATTATTTAAACCCTAAAACAGTACCAACCACAGTTATTCACAAAATGTTATAATACCCGGAGTGATTTTCGATTAGGGTGCAACTAGCAAAATTAATACAATGAGGAATACAATGAGGatgtacattttcaagtcgtaatttaaataaaagtcagaaaaatcgagtttaaagacataaattggtgtagaatgaAGCAATCATATGGTTTCCAAACTATACTGCATTAGATCTGTGCATTCATGCTCATAATCTAAGTTTTGTAGTTGAACCCCTtgaaatgagcctcaaagcattttgacaatgagattcgcccggtgctgtttcgccttgttttgtttttttatgtagtttcgcctgtttacatcAGGGACATGCGATGGAAGCCATGCTTTTGTCGCCAACATCCCAGCACATGCGAAAAAGAAACAGCAAGTCACTGCGTACGTCTCACTCGATAATGTTGGCAGCAAATTCATCTgtcaggcgggcgctttttctaaatagcgcccttcgttaagtcgactgtcaaacaccgtttgTTAAGAtatacggatagcaccccgctggtttacatgcgcctgtgttttgaaaacaacggagTTTTGCTCTATCGCCTGTCTACAAAACGATTTGTAAATAAGCCTGTTACTTCGTAACAATGAAAGGGGCTAAATAGCAAATTGTCttctgttttgattaaacactttgATCGCCActcactttttttttcaaataattctATCGCTTACCACAGAAGAAAGGAATCTTGCCATAGATATacatattatcagtctttttaaggctgatggcaTAATAAaccgatttgtttacattttgctagttgcgccctaaTCGTGAATCACTCCGGATATGATAAGGTTTTTCAATGCAGATTAATTCTGAGAGTATAACAGTGCAAAGTTTACTAAACATCGTTCCCTGGCGAAGCATTCTTCTGCCTTGAGTGGACATTCATAGGAATGTGATACACCTAGTTTTAACGCTGTAATAATTCTTATAATTGATAAACAAAATGCAGGGAGTTTGAGCATAACTTTAGTTTTGCTATACGTTTATCTTTTTCCCGCAAAACTGGATGAGCCCATAATTTTAGCGCGCGTTTGGTATTTTGGCAAACCTGATTTCGCGCGGGCGCTTTTCGGtggaatttttctatcttagcagCTTTTAACTGCACTCACACTACAATCATCGATTCCTTGACTACCTGTAGGTagtaaagtttaaattttgaattaaacttAATTTACACGTCGACTCGGCGCAagtaatttttgattttatgcTTGCGTGCACGATGCAAAGAAACACGTCCGTCTGCACCACAAGAGGAGCTTTATGAAGAGTAAACTTCCCCCGCAGCACCGTTTAGTAGCGGTCACGGCATGAGACCGAGACGATGGTTCGTTGCActaatatctgtgcaaaaattggttatttttttctcacacacTTTAAAGCGCCTGACGACGCGCGTTTGCGGTTCTCTTCAACACCGGCTAACAACCGACCGAGGCCAGTTTGATTCATTTTATTCGCACGTAGGTCGGTTCTCGATTCTCTTTGCCGCCCGTTATCGATTGTCTCCTTTTATCATTCACTTTCGTGTAAATACGAGGGAACCTGCGGCTGCGATGGTTACTCGGTCTCGGGTAGGGAATACAATTTAGCTCTTGATACTAGCACACTCATAAAGCCTGTGTAGATAGTTGATGACGACGCTTCCCCTGTGCCGAGATGACGTAAATGAGTATGTGCAGTGCTGACTTACCGACAATCGGGTAGACAACTCACCACACCATACAAACAAATTAGGTCCAGTTATTCTATTTTGCTTTCCTCTATAAGACACGGTAGTTGTTACAAACTTTGCTAGTGTGAATGGAATCAGCGGCACAAACACGTTGATAGCTTTGTATTTTTGAACACTTTCGGTGGTTGAACGTGAAGAAAAGACGCTACATCGCATGACTTCAAGTCGATGAAGcaaatttaacaattttaagtttaatattTGTTGTAGCTCAATCAGTGGATGAAAATTAGTTTACTAATATGTGACTTTATTGTTGTGTTATGTAGTTTATTGTTATACAATGTGCAATGTCCCACAAATCACGTTTAATGTAAGATCTTGACCTTGAGTGTACATTGATCTCGCATGAATCAAGTTTTGGTTCCTCGTTTGCTACTGTGATATCGCGATTCTTTTAATAATAATGCGTTTGTGTGAATGATTTCGTATTGTGGAATGCATTTCTAGTAGATTTGACCAAAAGCACAAGTCAGAAATGTGACAGATTGGTTGTCTAGAATATATGACtggtaaaatttttaaaaccaTTGGCATGTGTAGAAAACTTGAAAGCAAAATGGATAACCATCGTCTCCAACAGTGCAGCTGCAGTAGGACAGCCTGCGACAAAAGATGCTAACCTGTCCTGTTTGCCGAATGTGGCAGAAAGGATGCAGAAGTGGTAACCTAATAATGTGGTTTTCGGGAGGCTTGTGCTGGTGTGAAATGAAAAATCAATACCCTGCATTTAACTTTGTGGAAAATCTGTAAATAGGAATATATTATGCATTTTTTGTAAACTAAAGTGTTGGATGCTAGTTGCGCTTCAAAAATTTCGGTACAAGTCTAGTTTCCCAAGCTTCGGTATACAAACAGGTGGGCTGTAGTGAAGATGTGGAAAGACAATTACTATGACCTATGTGCCAACGAGGAATTTGGTTTCAGGCTTAGTTCAACCACTATGCAACAAGGATCAGGACCATCTACACCGAGCGCTCCACCTGTAAGTGATGCAAATGATTCTATGTTTAATTTGATTCAGcagttcaatatatatatatatattatagtTCGGAGAAATCGTTATATGTATCGGTGTTGTTAAACTCGCCTAtactttaataaaataaatttcaaaatttatcgtattTTGAGAATAGTGTATTTAATGTGTTTAATGCTGTTTGTAAAACGTAAATGTCGGGCGAAATGTGTTTATTTATAAGTACATATGCGACCTTCCATcacctttaattttaattatttgtgttTTACTTTTACTCGCAAATAAAATATAGGATTTGCAAATAGAATGACTGACATGTGAGAAAGTTGCAAAGCAATCtaatataattttcttttcacATGGATCGGGTAGAGAAAGAGCTCAATCTTTTTTCCCTTTGTACATGCTAAATGCtgcttaggctgtgaaccatttctcgaaatttttaacttattggttaaaatttgacagttcaatggttatttctccttgagtggttaaaatcagttcagaatgtgaaccatttcatatatgacggttttttttgctcaatgagagcatataaggtgaggatgaaaatattgttttttctgtccgagttaaaatcggaggaatttttgatgttcatttgcttttgtttgatagataaaattcatctcatttcaacccgggttgtttgaacaaatttataatgcgataagcatccataccaatgtaaaaaaaaaatctaacgaaaaatcagtgaaacttgtcgaagctctcttcctcacctgtgcatatctcattggctctcagaacttggttaaaactaaccatgctcccgagcagggttattttcggaaaaccatcgaactgtcaaattttaaccaaaaagttaaaaatttcgcgaaatggttcacagccttagtcgTTCTTGCTATACACTGAATTTTAGAGGTTTTTCAAAATTGACTGAAATGTAAACATCGATAGTGGCGAGATTGgctgtcatcggcctcagcctATAAACATCGATAATATCTTTGACAAATGAATGGCCTTCATATGGCatcatttcgttttttttttgttagaaaatatgtATTCAAATGAGTTCCTAAAATGTGATAACTTATAGATTGCTCGTTAATATTAGATGAATTTTGCGTCAGTTTAAACATATATTTTCGGAATGTTTGTTTACACAGCGCATTCTCAGttattttaaaatcattttaaaatattgaaattgtaaACCTTACGTTGTCACGCATCTGAAATGTCTAATTATAAACCACTTTTTCGACTATTTCACCTGGTACTTCACCATATCTTGTCATGTCCCTTGTACCAAGACCTCAATCTGTAATGGTTTTTCCGTATAGCTATTGAGCTTTGTTGTAATCTTACTAAAAGTTGTCGAGAGTGTACCTTGCAATGGCCTTCGAAGATCATTAGGCTTGGATTATGTTGAGAAGAAACCACGTCATCATCTGAAAGTTATCGGAACGAGCTTACTAATAacgttaaaagttataaaaaagatAGCATAAACCTAAGCCTTTGGGAAAACTAGATAATTTGAAGTTTTGCCAAATCACCATGTTTTTTGGATtacaaatgacaaaaaattgtttcaatttaAATTGTGTTGCGTCGTGAATAATATTTTACGCAGGACAGGAATATACTTTCCTGGCGAAGTTGAAAATCCAACGACTTAAAGTACCtataatttaactttttttttgacgaTAACCGGCTATTCGTTTAACATTAAGAACAAAAATTGATCTAAGCTTGAAAGTTTTGATatttctcaacgatttttttaCACTTTCTTAAATATGCGACAGTTATCCATCGCTCTGATCTAATCTACATAAACGGTTATATCATGCTTATCTTTTCCAGGTAACAGCACCACCAGTATCATCGGAGAAAATGGACGAACCTCCGCCACGCATAGAACCGGTCGTTGAACCGGTGAACGGCATCGTTCAACCTCCCGTCATGCCTCCACCAGAGCGGCCAGGTCGGCTCACGAATCAATTGCTTTTCCTACTGAAGACAGTGATGAAGGCCGTCTGGAAGCATCAGTTCTCGTGGCCCTTCCAGCAGCCAGTGGACACGAAAAAACTGAACCTGCCTGACTACCACAAGATTATCAAACAGCCGATGGATTTGGGTACGATAAAAAAACGTCTGGAAAATAACTATTACTGGACAAGCAAAGAGTGCATACAAGACTTTAACATTATGTTCTCGAACTGTTACGTGTACAACAAACCCGGTGAGGATGTTGTAGTGATGGCACAGACGTTAGAAAAACTGTTTCTTACAAAAGTGTCGCTTATGCCTAAGGATGAAGTGGAAATGGAGGTGCCAGCGCCAAAGGGTGCCAAAAAGAAACCGCCAGTGCGCCAACTGGCTCCTCCGGGAACCCTAGTCGGAAATACATCGGCAGCAACGGTAACAGCGGCGACTCCAGTTGTCACAACGCCTACTTCTGTAGCCGTGCGTGCTCGTCCTAGTTCTGCACTTAGTAGTGCCGTTACTTCAAGTGTTCCATCAAACAATGCAACGCCAACGGCAGCGACTGTAGTACCAAGTGTTCCGCCCATTGGCACACTACCTCCACAGACTGTGCCCGGCAGCACAAATACGACCACAACGGCAACATCAACCGTTGTAAGTGCAGCGCACAATTCCCTCGCTACACCGGTAACTCCGGTTGTTGCTAAACCGGTCCCGCCTACTACGCCGTCGCCCTATATTGTGAATAGTTCACAGTCCGGAATTGAAACGGTTTTACCTCCCCAGCAGCCCGCAAAAGTCAAAAAAGGTGTTAAAAGAAAGGCTGACACCACGACACCGACTGCAACTGCTTACGATCCGCACTATAGTACCAATATGGACCCAAGTAATCCGAAAATCGCAACCCGCAGAGAATCTGGAAGACAGGTAAATAAGGTAGGCGGAGTTACTTGTCGCGAATGGTTTGTTTTTGCGAATTTCAAGAGCTTCCGCTTAACCAATTTGTTTTTATCGCTATAGATGGTGTATGTTCaatctttttattttaatcTATATTGTTGTTCAGGACAAGCTATGTAAAAAGTTAATTTACTAATAATTATCTTTCCTATTATTCAGGAAATTGCGCCATTCCAGTCCTCGTCGTACCCTATATCGCCATACCAGGGTTCGGCAGCTGCGCAGAATCCACCGAAAAACAAGGAAAAGTTGTCGGATGCGCTTAAGTCGTGCAATGAGATTCTGAAAGAACTATTTTCTAAGAAACACTCGGGTTACGCTTGGCCCTTTTACAAACCGGTAGATGCGGAATTGCTCGGTCTTCATGATTATCATGATATTATCAAGAAACCAATGGACCTGGGCACCGTAAAGCGGAAAATGGATAATAGGGAATATAAATCAGCGAATGAGTTTGCCGCTGACGTTAGGCTTATATTTACTAATTGCTATAAGTACAACCCGCCAGATCACGACGTCGTTGCCATGGGTCGTAAACTGCAGGACGTCTTTGAGATGCGCTTAGCGAATATACCGGATGAGCCGGTAAATAACGCTACACCCAATCAAAGCAAGGAAAGCGACTCCTCGTCTTCAAGTGACTCTAACGCGAGTGAGGATGATTCTGAAACAGACGAGGAGTGcagtcaaaaactaaaaattctcGAGAAGCAACTTTTTGAAATGCAAGAGCGTATGCGAAAGCTTGCTGAAGAGGCATCTTTGAAAAAGAAGGCCAAGAAAAAActgaaggaaaagaaaaagctctCAGCAACGGGAACTAGCGATATCAAGCAGGGTATGGAAGTGCACGCCAACACTCCGCATGCTCCTGTAAAGGCGATCCATCAAGTTACAGCTATTGCACAACCACAAATTACCAGTGCAGCTCCGGCAATTCCGCCAACGGCCACAACCAAAACTAAAACGAAAGGCCAACGAGCACCGAAAGCCGGAGCGACTCCAAACGCGCCCGCTAAGCGAGCCAAAGGAGCTGGTGCAGCAGGCGCTGGTGCCCCTCGAGGTCCCAATAAGAAGAAGGGTTCGCAACCAATTGCGAACTTTGACTCTGAAGAAGAAGATACCGCCAAACCAATGTCATATGACGAAAAAAGACAGTTATCACTCGATATTAATAAACTACCAGGTTGGTTTACATCTTTCTTTGGTCGTTTTGTTATGATGCAACtataacattatttttctacgtTTTCTGATTGTTTTGCAGGTGACAAACTCGGCCGTGTTGTACATATTATTCAAAGTCGGGAGCCATCGCTACGTGATTCCAATCCAGACGAAATTGAAATCGATTTCGAAACGCTCAAGCCGTCAACGTTGCGAGAACTTGAAAGCTATGTGGCGTCCTGTTTGCGCAAGAAAACCCGTAAGCCCTACTGTAAGTTTTCCAATTTAACAAACACTGCTACTGAAATACGTCTATATCTCATTCACTATCATCACACACTTTCTGCATTTCCTTTCACGATCCTGCTGTCAATTCTATCTAGTTGTGTCAAAGCTTTATTGGCACCTTCTTTGACTGATATTATTAGAGATTGTACATCAATATAGCCTGTTTATTGTGTTACAGAATTAGGAAATGTGTAAACCGATTCATGCATCGGTTCATATTATATGAAACTTCAGTAGTGTCTGTTAATTGGAAGAAATTGTGTCGATGCAtatcagttttggtttattgGTATCCGATAGACAATACTTTAGTTCTTTTTAGTATCATCGTTGTATTTGCACTTCATGAAGTTTTCGTCAATAATGGAACGTGTTCAATCTTGAACTAATTTTTCTACACTCTTTTCCGATGTTTCTATTTTCTACAGATAAGAAAGTTTCCGGTAAATCCAAGGACGAACAAATGGCAGAAAAGAAACAAGAGCTCGAGAAGCGGCTACAGGATGTGACCGGTCAACTGGGCACTGCTAAGAAGAATGCAAAAAAAGGTGAGTAATTTTTGTTGAACATTTCACGTAGGACTTCGTTTTACAGGAAGGCAGCGAAGGCAGTAGTGTGCCATTTCCAtttcaaaaaataagaaaatgcgAGCTTGACTCAGTTCTCAATTCGAAAGGTTgggcagaattttttctacgaaaCGATATATAGtgaaaggattcattttccaataTTCACTATTGATAAA harbors:
- the LOC128744240 gene encoding homeotic protein female sterile-like isoform X1, encoding MWKDNYYDLCANEEFGFRLSSTTMQQGSGPSTPSAPPVTAPPVSSEKMDEPPPRIEPVVEPVNGIVQPPVMPPPERPGRLTNQLLFLLKTVMKAVWKHQFSWPFQQPVDTKKLNLPDYHKIIKQPMDLGTIKKRLENNYYWTSKECIQDFNIMFSNCYVYNKPGEDVVVMAQTLEKLFLTKVSLMPKDEVEMEVPAPKGAKKKPPVRQLAPPGTLVGNTSAATVTAATPVVTTPTSVAVRARPSSALSSAVTSSVPSNNATPTAATVVPSVPPIGTLPPQTVPGSTNTTTTATSTVVSAAHNSLATPVTPVVAKPVPPTTPSPYIVNSSQSGIETVLPPQQPAKVKKGVKRKADTTTPTATAYDPHYSTNMDPSNPKIATRRESGRQEIAPFQSSSYPISPYQGSAAAQNPPKNKEKLSDALKSCNEILKELFSKKHSGYAWPFYKPVDAELLGLHDYHDIIKKPMDLGTVKRKMDNREYKSANEFAADVRLIFTNCYKYNPPDHDVVAMGRKLQDVFEMRLANIPDEPVNNATPNQSKESDSSSSSDSNASEDDSETDEECSQKLKILEKQLFEMQERMRKLAEEASLKKKAKKKLKEKKKLSATGTSDIKQGMEVHANTPHAPVKAIHQVTAIAQPQITSAAPAIPPTATTKTKTKGQRAPKAGATPNAPAKRAKGAGAAGAGAPRGPNKKKGSQPIANFDSEEEDTAKPMSYDEKRQLSLDINKLPGDKLGRVVHIIQSREPSLRDSNPDEIEIDFETLKPSTLRELESYVASCLRKKTRKPYYKKVSGKSKDEQMAEKKQELEKRLQDVTGQLGTAKKNAKKADESSKQDVAPSGGNISSSSSSSDSSSSSSSDSSSSDSSDSEAESGRPPKKKKKEPSSPVQLPPSTIANTPIPVTTSTNTNTSTVTAAQNSTSTAVSSVVLSGTISLSNTVSTSSASTISLTTPPNTSTPVAVVPPSTTATSAAIPSGPSTPVLSCSNPSVTVSSQSTMQTPTPSPLVQPSTTLTLPPTPQLSSQQGLSSAVLGNNNHVNNSLSTSNNSNISNNSNQVPLPTPSPNTTTILSSNLLSTSSNSMNNINTVTQQSQQQSSQQQQQQQSHVQLGQSGSSIHSLSSNNTNGISNPLNVPTSQFSAGLAAINSLANMAATGMQPQMHLPSQAQGQQQMTQMSKQQQNQSGHMPIQLPPARSSSGNAQAHSMAGFIDPLEHSLASFEKNDATALGLNLLNDLQTSLKQELSTASMQAHPNLLPSLDLMTHLQNQMHHSNNGFNNDFNGNGPLNGMGNLASSVGMSQMVLNSMANTNQMLANVPMPSLFDPLQNYMRPGYQSNTGLNDRTIDLTGSNTMPATIKKEEGKFMLTPKPIEDLLMNPGEKKLNSNTPPDGKGNFSHAFKSSINDQSLKNAWSSLASAGSPQSTPTSNKPKPAMDTFQAFRNKAKEKLDRQKLLQQQELKRSQKEQAEKELKRQQEQQQKVRQDDINNGRKPLVEPLPTRVVEDIKASPQGSPTPSAPTTPHSLDRSAAKRAELRKLEQERRRKEAMAGQIDMNMQSDLMAAFEESL
- the LOC128744240 gene encoding homeotic protein female sterile-like isoform X2; the encoded protein is MQQGSGPSTPSAPPVTAPPVSSEKMDEPPPRIEPVVEPVNGIVQPPVMPPPERPGRLTNQLLFLLKTVMKAVWKHQFSWPFQQPVDTKKLNLPDYHKIIKQPMDLGTIKKRLENNYYWTSKECIQDFNIMFSNCYVYNKPGEDVVVMAQTLEKLFLTKVSLMPKDEVEMEVPAPKGAKKKPPVRQLAPPGTLVGNTSAATVTAATPVVTTPTSVAVRARPSSALSSAVTSSVPSNNATPTAATVVPSVPPIGTLPPQTVPGSTNTTTTATSTVVSAAHNSLATPVTPVVAKPVPPTTPSPYIVNSSQSGIETVLPPQQPAKVKKGVKRKADTTTPTATAYDPHYSTNMDPSNPKIATRRESGRQEIAPFQSSSYPISPYQGSAAAQNPPKNKEKLSDALKSCNEILKELFSKKHSGYAWPFYKPVDAELLGLHDYHDIIKKPMDLGTVKRKMDNREYKSANEFAADVRLIFTNCYKYNPPDHDVVAMGRKLQDVFEMRLANIPDEPVNNATPNQSKESDSSSSSDSNASEDDSETDEECSQKLKILEKQLFEMQERMRKLAEEASLKKKAKKKLKEKKKLSATGTSDIKQGMEVHANTPHAPVKAIHQVTAIAQPQITSAAPAIPPTATTKTKTKGQRAPKAGATPNAPAKRAKGAGAAGAGAPRGPNKKKGSQPIANFDSEEEDTAKPMSYDEKRQLSLDINKLPGDKLGRVVHIIQSREPSLRDSNPDEIEIDFETLKPSTLRELESYVASCLRKKTRKPYYKKVSGKSKDEQMAEKKQELEKRLQDVTGQLGTAKKNAKKADESSKQDVAPSGGNISSSSSSSDSSSSSSSDSSSSDSSDSEAESGRPPKKKKKEPSSPVQLPPSTIANTPIPVTTSTNTNTSTVTAAQNSTSTAVSSVVLSGTISLSNTVSTSSASTISLTTPPNTSTPVAVVPPSTTATSAAIPSGPSTPVLSCSNPSVTVSSQSTMQTPTPSPLVQPSTTLTLPPTPQLSSQQGLSSAVLGNNNHVNNSLSTSNNSNISNNSNQVPLPTPSPNTTTILSSNLLSTSSNSMNNINTVTQQSQQQSSQQQQQQQSHVQLGQSGSSIHSLSSNNTNGISNPLNVPTSQFSAGLAAINSLANMAATGMQPQMHLPSQAQGQQQMTQMSKQQQNQSGHMPIQLPPARSSSGNAQAHSMAGFIDPLEHSLASFEKNDATALGLNLLNDLQTSLKQELSTASMQAHPNLLPSLDLMTHLQNQMHHSNNGFNNDFNGNGPLNGMGNLASSVGMSQMVLNSMANTNQMLANVPMPSLFDPLQNYMRPGYQSNTGLNDRTIDLTGSNTMPATIKKEEGKFMLTPKPIEDLLMNPGEKKLNSNTPPDGKGNFSHAFKSSINDQSLKNAWSSLASAGSPQSTPTSNKPKPAMDTFQAFRNKAKEKLDRQKLLQQQELKRSQKEQAEKELKRQQEQQQKVRQDDINNGRKPLVEPLPTRVVEDIKASPQGSPTPSAPTTPHSLDRSAAKRAELRKLEQERRRKEAMAGQIDMNMQSDLMAAFEESL
- the LOC128744240 gene encoding homeotic protein female sterile-like isoform X3, producing MDEPPPRIEPVVEPVNGIVQPPVMPPPERPGRLTNQLLFLLKTVMKAVWKHQFSWPFQQPVDTKKLNLPDYHKIIKQPMDLGTIKKRLENNYYWTSKECIQDFNIMFSNCYVYNKPGEDVVVMAQTLEKLFLTKVSLMPKDEVEMEVPAPKGAKKKPPVRQLAPPGTLVGNTSAATVTAATPVVTTPTSVAVRARPSSALSSAVTSSVPSNNATPTAATVVPSVPPIGTLPPQTVPGSTNTTTTATSTVVSAAHNSLATPVTPVVAKPVPPTTPSPYIVNSSQSGIETVLPPQQPAKVKKGVKRKADTTTPTATAYDPHYSTNMDPSNPKIATRRESGRQEIAPFQSSSYPISPYQGSAAAQNPPKNKEKLSDALKSCNEILKELFSKKHSGYAWPFYKPVDAELLGLHDYHDIIKKPMDLGTVKRKMDNREYKSANEFAADVRLIFTNCYKYNPPDHDVVAMGRKLQDVFEMRLANIPDEPVNNATPNQSKESDSSSSSDSNASEDDSETDEECSQKLKILEKQLFEMQERMRKLAEEASLKKKAKKKLKEKKKLSATGTSDIKQGMEVHANTPHAPVKAIHQVTAIAQPQITSAAPAIPPTATTKTKTKGQRAPKAGATPNAPAKRAKGAGAAGAGAPRGPNKKKGSQPIANFDSEEEDTAKPMSYDEKRQLSLDINKLPGDKLGRVVHIIQSREPSLRDSNPDEIEIDFETLKPSTLRELESYVASCLRKKTRKPYYKKVSGKSKDEQMAEKKQELEKRLQDVTGQLGTAKKNAKKADESSKQDVAPSGGNISSSSSSSDSSSSSSSDSSSSDSSDSEAESGRPPKKKKKEPSSPVQLPPSTIANTPIPVTTSTNTNTSTVTAAQNSTSTAVSSVVLSGTISLSNTVSTSSASTISLTTPPNTSTPVAVVPPSTTATSAAIPSGPSTPVLSCSNPSVTVSSQSTMQTPTPSPLVQPSTTLTLPPTPQLSSQQGLSSAVLGNNNHVNNSLSTSNNSNISNNSNQVPLPTPSPNTTTILSSNLLSTSSNSMNNINTVTQQSQQQSSQQQQQQQSHVQLGQSGSSIHSLSSNNTNGISNPLNVPTSQFSAGLAAINSLANMAATGMQPQMHLPSQAQGQQQMTQMSKQQQNQSGHMPIQLPPARSSSGNAQAHSMAGFIDPLEHSLASFEKNDATALGLNLLNDLQTSLKQELSTASMQAHPNLLPSLDLMTHLQNQMHHSNNGFNNDFNGNGPLNGMGNLASSVGMSQMVLNSMANTNQMLANVPMPSLFDPLQNYMRPGYQSNTGLNDRTIDLTGSNTMPATIKKEEGKFMLTPKPIEDLLMNPGEKKLNSNTPPDGKGNFSHAFKSSINDQSLKNAWSSLASAGSPQSTPTSNKPKPAMDTFQAFRNKAKEKLDRQKLLQQQELKRSQKEQAEKELKRQQEQQQKVRQDDINNGRKPLVEPLPTRVVEDIKASPQGSPTPSAPTTPHSLDRSAAKRAELRKLEQERRRKEAMAGQIDMNMQSDLMAAFEESL